Proteins co-encoded in one Garra rufa chromosome 21, GarRuf1.0, whole genome shotgun sequence genomic window:
- the fam167b gene encoding protein FAM167B, with translation MEFRELGADESSEGDMEDLDSVKALTEKLKLQTRRPSYLEWKERLQSRPWTDATHSSNASSPGPEEKDTQLSDFWKDGMPYKNICGFDTIDDALEWLRNELREMQMQDNRLARQLIRLRVEIHRLKVEQVCHRHKEMLDDATYELEECEEDSDLLCDIPMKAAFTLSTPLKHLGLTKMNLNSRRFSLC, from the exons ATGGAGTTCAGAGAGCTGGGAGCAGACGAGAGCTCTGAGGGTGACATGGAGGATCTGGATAGTGTAAAAGCCCTGACAGAGAAACTCAAACTCCAAACGCGCAGACCGTCGTACCTAGAATGGAAGGAGCGACTGCAGTCTCGCCCGTGGACTGATGCCACACACAGTTCAAATGCCAGCAGCCCAGGACCTGAGGAGAAGGACACTCAACTGTCTGACTTCTGGAAAGATGGGATGCCTTATAAGAACATATGCGGCTTTGATACCATAGATGACGCGTTAGAGTGGCTCAGAAACGAACTG AGAGAGATGCAGATGCAGGATAACCGTCTCGCACGGCAGTTGATTCGCTTACGAGTGGAGATCCACAGGCTGAAGGTGGAGCAGGTGTGTCACCGCCACAAAGAGATGCTGGACGATGCTACATACGAGCTGGAGGAGTGCGAGGAGGACTCTGACCTGCTGTGTGACATCCCCATGAAGGCTGCCTTCACTTTGTCCACCCCTCTCAAACATCTTGGCCTCACCAAGATGAACCTCAACTCCAGACGGTTCTCACTCTGTTGA